A single Cryptococcus deuterogattii R265 chromosome 2, complete sequence DNA region contains:
- a CDS encoding pyridoxal kinase, whose product MSTIEQKEAYQDGGRILSIQSHVVSGYVGNRAATFPLQTLGYDVDVINTVQFSNHTGYGFTDGHKTSPDELAAIFNGMAINGLLTHSRILTGYIPSAQALGVVADRIRRMKTDNPSLIYLLDPVMGDIGTGLYVSRDVVPIYREMLNMATIITPNQFEVELLSGIAITSLETLQKALKKLHTVNQLPHIAFSSIPLPISIVESLSLPAPPPSYTRLLPQPLPPWYDAVGTAAADDEVLVCFASSWSDGQMETYAFALPTIRGYFSGVGDLFSAMVLAHFKDPKAKTNLPPLPWAVSKALLTVQQILLQTHVHSLAQAEVVGAATPRPLHHPSDPLSADSVIPSDTELDDLKPSNPKDPKRKARRMRLRELRVVQERALIQDGGEGWPGKRMDWTYISEQFEK is encoded by the exons ATGTCGACTATCGAACAGAAAGAAGCGTATCAGGATGGAGGGAGGATACTTTCTATCCAATCGCATGTGGTTTCAGGCTATGTTG GCAATAGGGCCGCCACTTTTCCATTGCAGACTCTAGGTTATGATGTGGATGTGATCAACACTGTTCAGTTCTCCAACCATACAG GTTACGGTTTCACGGATGGACATAAAACCTCACCTGACGAGTTGGCTGCCATATTTAATGGCATGGCTATCAATGGACTACTCACGCACTCTAGGATACTTACAGGTTATATACCAAGTGCTCAGGCGCTGGGTGTTGTCGCCGACAGAataaggaggatgaaaacAGACAACCCGTCTCTTATATATCTTCTTGATC CCGTCATGGGAGACATTGGGACAGGTCTGTATGTATCCAGGGATGTAGTCCCTATATACAGGGAAATGTTGAATATGGCTACGATCATAACGCCGAACCAGTTTGAAGTGGA GCTTCTATCGGGGATCGCGATCACTTCTCTAGAGACATTGCAGAAGGCCCTTAAAAAGCTACATACTGTCAATCAGCTCCCCCATATTGctttttcatccatccccCTTCCCATCTCTATTGTCGAGTCACTTTCCCTGCCAGCTCCACCTCCCTCATATACTCGTTTGCTTCCgcaacctcttcctccatggTATGATGCCGTTGGGACAGCTGccgctgatgatgaggtcCTTGTTTGCTTTGCCAGCAGCTGGTCTGATGGTCAAATGGAAACATATgcttttgctcttcctaCTATCAGAGGTTATTTCTCAGGAGTAGGAGACCTTTTTTCAGCCATGGTTTTGGCTCATTTCAAGGATCCTAAAGCCAAAACcaaccttcctcctcttccctggGCTGTTTCAAAAGCGTTGTTAACTGTGCAACAGATCCTTCTACAAACTCATGTCCATTCACTCGCCCAAGCAGAGGTCGTTGGGGCTGCGACACCGCGCCCACTGCATCACCCCTCTGATCCCTTATCTGCTGATTCAGTCATACCTTCCGATACAGAGCTTGATGATCTCAAACCTTCGAATCCTAAAGATCCCAAGAGAAAGGCTCGAAGGATGAGATTACGGGAGTTAAGAGTGGTGCAGGAGAGAGCACTAATTCAGGAtggcggagaaggatggccagggaaaagaatggaTTGGACATACATATCTGAACAATTTGAAAAATAA
- a CDS encoding SET domain-containing protein 6 produces MSQDLLQVQTFDRQKFLTWFKESGGWYNEQLVDVVSVPGMGYGAVAVKDIEEGTPLFHVTDNLILSPYTSDLKDHLDASEWDQLNKGWAQLILVMMWETIKGSKSRWAGYLANMPVTFETPMFWTEQQRDQLLGTDIADRIGREDAEAEYTSLLAPFIKDHPDLFPVDSPHTTIDAFHIQGSRILSRSFTVPLHRFGRSQSQSQSDGNETESDDEEEEEEVVVMIPFADMLNAAWGKDNAHLYVDEDTIEGFDEGVVMKSTRLVKQSEQIYNTYDSPPNSELLRKYGHVDVLPLPSDVLALLDETELGSWPYGNPGDEVLLQGDLIVGCVAAKLGGKHVKATLQDRIDWWLEEGEEDIFPLNFSHGIDDGLISFIRLLLYDLDWDKAQKKGRVPHAMMDETVAGVLQEIVNQRLAQYKENIEHDLTVVRNSSFGVVDSSVTSLGRNESAAVVRLGEKRILYFTRRKIAQATAGQKSSQKRKSTSTLMGKGKKIH; encoded by the exons ATGTCGCAAGATCTTCTGCAGGTTCAGACCTTCGACCGCCAAAAATTCCTAACATGGTTCAAGGAATCTGGAGGATGGTATAACGAACAGTTAGTAGATGTTGTTTCTGTTCCAGGTATGGGGTATGGTGCTGTAGCTGTCAAAGATATCGAG GAGGGGACTCCTTTGTTCCATGTGACCGACAACCTTATTTTATCGCCTTATACTTCTGATCTGAAAGACCATCTCGATGCATCTGAGTGGGATCAGCTCAATAAGGGATGGGCACAACTCATACTGGTGATGATGTGGGAAACTATCAAAGGCTCAAAAAGTCGCTGGGCAGGGTACCTTG CAAATATGCCTGTGACGTTTGAGACCCCAATGTTTTGGACTGAACAGCAGAGAGATCAGTTATTAGGGACAGATATCGCAG ACCGTATCGGGAGGGAGGACGCAGAAGCTGAATATACTAGCTTGTTGGCACCCTTTATCAAA GACCATCCTGATTTATTCCCTGTAGATTCACCCCATACAACAATAGACGCCTTCCACATTCAGGGATCTAGGATTCTTTCTCGTTCTTTCACTGTACCTCTCCATCGCTTTGGACGATCACAGTCACAATCTCAATcagatggaaatgaaacggaaagtgatgatgaagaagaggaggaggaagtggttGTCATGATTCCGTTCGCTGATATGTTGAACGCTGCTTGGGGAAAGGATAATGCTCATCTGTATGTTGATGAGGACACTATTGAAGGCTTTGATGAGGGGGTCGTAATGAAGTCTACTCGATTAGTAAAGCAGTCGGAACAAATA TACAACACCTATGATTCCCCTCCCAACTCCGAACTCCTTCGCAAATATGGCCATGTTGATGTTTTACCTTTGCCATCAGATGTGTTAGCTTTACTAGATGAGACTGAACTAGGTTCATGGCCTTACGGAAATCCAGGAGATGAGGTGTTGCTTCAGGGGGATCTCATTGTGGGGTGTGTGGCTGCAAAATTGGGTGGAAAGCATGTGAAGGCAACTCTGCAAGATCGCATTGATTGGtggcttgaagaaggggaagaaga TATATTCCCTCTGAACTTTTCACATGGCattgatgatggattgaTCTCATTCATCCGTCTACTACTCTATGATTTAGATTGGGATAAAGCACAAAAGAAGGGCAGAGTACCACATGCCATGATGGATGAGACAGTAGCTGGTGTTCTGCAAGAAATTGTTAATCAGCGACTGGCCCAGTATAAGGAAAACATAGAG CATGATCTTACAGTAGTGAGAAATTCATCCTTTGGGGTTGTAGATAGCTCAGTAACTTCTCTGGGAAGAAACGAgtctgctgctgttgttaGGCTAGGTGAAAAGAGGATTTTATACTTTACCAGAAGGAAAATAGCACAAGCTACAGCAGGGCAAAAGTCCTCTCAGAAACGGAAGAGCACTAGCACTTTGATgggcaaaggaaagaaaattCATTAA